One window from the genome of Pyxicephalus adspersus chromosome 6, UCB_Pads_2.0, whole genome shotgun sequence encodes:
- the LOC140332679 gene encoding olfactory receptor 6N1-like: MVAQNNQTVVTEFIILGFPSLTRIYPLMFLLFLLIYIFTVTGNITIFITVLRNYNLQIPMFYFLNHLSAMEIWYTSVIVPKMLSSFVTSNKSISFNNCMIQLYLFSSLGASECYLLTAMAYDRYLAICQPLHYVSKMTNSTSHQLASGSWIGGFISPILPVVLISQLVFCGPNQVNYFYCDAQPLLKLSCSSTQFTETAISTLASGLIFTSFLLTLLSYIFIISTILQIPTANGRKKAFSTCGSHLSVVVIYYGTITAMYMQPMSRFSLDINKVLSLLYTVVTPMLNPIIYSLRNQEIKNSLRKFLEEVKNRKNKDK; the protein is encoded by the coding sequence ATGGTAGCACAGAACAATCAAACAGTAGTAACTGAATTTATCATTTTGGGTTTCCCCAGCTTAACAAGGATCTACCCTTTGATGTTTCTACTTTTCTTACTTATCTACATCTTTACTGTTACAGGGAACATTACCATATTCATAACTGTACTGAGAAACTACAATTTGCAAATACCtatgttttatttcctaaacCACCTGTCTGCTATGGAAATCTGGTACACTTCAGTTATTGTCCCAAAAATGTTGTCCAGCTTCGTAACAAgtaataaaagtatttcttttaataattgcATGATTCAATTGTATCTATTTAGCTCTCTTGGAGCATCCGAGTGTTATCTACTTACTGCTATGGCTTATGATCGGTACCTTGCTATTTGCCAGCCTCTGCATTATGTTTCCAAAATGACCAACTCAACTTCACACCAGTTGGCCTCTGGGTCTTGGATTGGAGGCTTCATTTCGCCAATCCTTCCTGTTGTATTAATATCTCAACTTGTCTTTTGTGGTCCTAACCAAGTGAATTACTTCTATTGTGATGCTCAACCTCTTCTTAAACTGTCCTGCAGCAGTACCCAGTTCACAGAGACAGCAATTTCAACATTGGCAAGTGGACTTATATTTACCTCCTTCCTCCTAACTCTTCTCTCTTATATCTTTATCATTTCCACCATTTTACAGATCCCAACAGCCAATGGAAGAAAGAAAGCTTTCTCCACATGTGGTTCTCACTTAAGTGTTGTCGTTATTTACTATGGTACCATAACAGCCATGTACATGCAACCAATGTCCCGATTTTCCTTAGATATCAACAAagtgttatctttactttatacaGTTGTAACGCCTATGCTCAATCCAATTATATATAGTTTAAGGAACCAGGAGATAAAGAATTCCCTAAGAAAATTCCTTGAAGaagtaaaaaacagaaagaataaagataaataa